A region of the Bacillaceae bacterium S4-13-56 genome:
AACCATCCAAAATATGAAATAGATTATTTCAAGATTAGTGAAATACGGTCCAACTTCCACATAACGAATGAGTTCGTGAAAATGAAATGTGATCTGTTGTACGGTAGGGTATTCAAAAATGCCAACGTACAAAATTAAAAAGAAAACAAATTCCACAATGACAATTCCAAAGGAAATGAGTCCCCCTTTTTTGAAACTCTTATCATTTTTAAGAAATGGGTAAAATAAAGAAAAGTAGAACATATCTGCAAAGATGGATTGTTTAAAAAATCCTGTCTGTACAATATCTGTCCAACCTGCTCCCGAAATAGGAAAAATTCTTCCCCATTTCACATCCTTTAAAACAAGTACCACCAATAAAACAATCATGGCTTTAATGTAAGGAAAAGAAAGGACAGCAACCCTTCCAATCGTCTCCAATCCATGTTTCGCAATGTAAAAGCTTACACCTAATAACATTGAGTAAAGAACTATTGTAGGTGTTTGGGGGTAATAGAGTCTTCCCACAATCTCTACATAACTTCTGCTGTCAAAAACGGTGGCAGCTAACCCAAGGAATAATAGTAAAATTCCAATAAGTGAACCAATCTTTCTCCCAAGTATTTCGTTTATTAATTCAATTAAATTTTTTGATTGGTATTCTTTTAGTAGCTTATACAAGATAAGGAGAGGTCCAATCAAAAAAAGAACGGAAACAATTGGAATCATCCAAGCAGCATTATAACCATCTTCAAATAAAATAGAGGTAGTAAAGTCTGTTGCTTTTGTAGATAGGGTGAGTATGATAATAGCGCCGAATTCACGGGCTCCTATATTTCCGTTCGACTGATCGTTGAGTTTATCCACTGTGAATCTCTCCTGCTATTAGCTTATGGTTTTCTACGAACATCCTTCGGTTTAACAAAAGCGGGACGAAGCCTTTCCATCCAAATAGGTAATCGATATAGGGTATCCTTTGATGATTTGTAGAAAGGAGCTATAGGTGAAATGTAAGGAACTCCAAAAGATTTCATGCTTGCCATATAGGCAATGGCTATAATCACGCTAGAAATCATTCCAAAGAATCCCATAACTGCTCCAGATATAGTAAAGATAAATCTAGCCATTCTAAGCATGTAGTTAAAACTGACATCTCCTAATGCAAAGGAAGATAGCCCGGTAATGGCAATAACAATTACAATGATAGGACTTATAATATTTGCTTCTACAGCTGCTTGGCCAAGGATTAAAGCCCCCACAATACCTATGGTAGGACCTATTGGGTTAGGAATTCTTATTCCTGCCTCCCTTAAAATTTCAAAAGCAATTTCCATCATGATAATCTCCATAATAACTGGAAAGGGAACCAGCTCTCTAGAACCAGCAATGGCCAAGAGTAAGTCAGGAGGTAACATTTCTGTGTGAAAAGTGGTCACAGAAATATAAATGGCTGGTGTGAATAAACCAACAAAAAAAGCAAAAAAACGAACAAGCCTACTGAAATTTCCATAGGGTAATCTTAAATAATAATCTTCTGGATTTTGGAAAAAGGACCAAAAGGTTGCTGGGCAGATGAGACATGCCGGAGAATTATCCATGACTACCACAACGTAGCCTTCTTCGATAAAATGAGCCGCGCGGTCAGGTCTTTCGGTATAAAGTACGGTTGGAATAAGAGAAAAGGATCTTTCCTCTATATACTGCTCCAATTCCTCAATCGTTGAAACCATGTCTGCATTAATATGTTGAATCCTTGCTTTCACACTTTTGACAAGCTTTTCATTAGCTAAATCATCTAAGTAAACAACAGAAACAGTATTGATAGAACGCTTTCCAACTTCCATCGTTTCCATAATTAAGTTATGATTTCGAACTTTCTTTCGAATTAAAGATCTATTTTCCTGACCAGACTCCGTAAACGATTCCTTAGGCCCTTTTACTACACTTTCATTTTGAGAAATAGAAACAGGTCGATGGGCAAAAGACGTCGTACCCAAGGAAAAGACCTCTTGGATGCCCTCCACAATAAGTATGGTGTTTCCATTAATTAATTCTCCATTTATTTCCTTAAGATCTTTGTAAACTTTGATTTTTTCCATAGGGAGCGTATTTTTTATAAATTTATCTAATTCCGTTTCAGAGTCCTGCTTAGTTTTTAAAAGGGGTCCGATAATGGCTTTTTCAATTTTGTCTGCATTTACCATAGAGTCTAAGTAAAGGACGATAGCATCTTTTTTTATGGCAGATATGTATAGTTCACGAACCATGAAGTCTGTATTAGTGGGGAACTTAAAGTTATCCTTCAATTCTTCAATTCTTGAATGGAACAGCTTTTTTTCTTTATCAGCTGAACGTTGCATGGTAGTGACCCCCTTTACAAAAAATTTCTAACCTTAGCTTGCCCGACAAATGAATCAATATCCAATAAATGGACGTTTATTGCTGAAAAGGAAGAACCGATGTTGTATAGTGACCATAAATATATATAAAGAAAAAAGAATTTGTGTTGAAAATTAGGCTAGGTGGCGAACTGTCTAAAAGGAGGGGCAATCAAACTTTCAAACTTTTTATGGGGAATCATTGTCATCTTATTTTTCTTTTTTATGATATGGTTGGATAAACGCAGACAAGATTATAGAAGATCTATTCATTTTAAGGAATACGATGCTCAGGAAAAAGAATTAGAAAATACAATTAAAAAAGAAAAATCACAAAGCTTTCCCCCAAACGGTATGGGGGGAGAAATGTAGAGTTTTGGGTGAGGGAGATTGCAGGGGAGAGGTGGCAGTCTCCTTATTTTTTGAAATTCTTTAGATGTAGACCTCACTGTAAATTCAGTATAATAATTTATGTTAAAATCATTAGGGAATTTCAGCTTGGCGTCTGAGGTTGATTTAATGGAAAGTAAATATCTATTTTTATTTGGTGGTAGTCCGCCTTTTACATATACATTAGGAAAAAGATTTGCCGACCTAGCCCTTTCTAGCAAAGGTAAAGTAGCCATCTTATTTCTGGAAAGAGAGGGATGGGAGAGATATATGGAAAAGTATACCTCTGAATTAGAGGGAAACGGTGGTCATGACTCTGTTTATCTTTCTCTTAGTCAAGAATGAATAGAAAAAACTAGTAATATCATTTCTTCCTGCTCTGAATCGTGATTGGTGGTGGGGATACAGAGCTTTATCGAAAGAATATGGTGAACACTGTAATTGGAGAACGAATAAACGCCCTATACCGGGAGGGAATTCCAGAGTTGTCAGCGCTATTTGATCCATTTATGTGCTGCTTTTTATGGTAATGTAATAAAACGTTCATTTAGGTGCCAATCACCATAAAGTGTTCAAATAAAAAGATGATTCCTCAAGTGGAGGAATCATCTGAATTTATTAATATAAGTTCCTATGTCCACCACATATCTCCAACAGATTCTTTAACCATTACAGGCTGAAGAGTTTGAATAGCTTTACTGAACCCTTCCTCAATAGACATCAGTCCGTCTTCATGCTCAATACTGACGACATAGTCATAACCATACAAACGTAGGGTACTGATCATGTCTGCCCAGGCCTTTGAATTATGACCAAATCCCACGGTACGGAAATACCAGGAACGATTTTGCATGTCAGAGTAAGGAGTCATGTCTGTTAGTCCATTTCGATTCATATTTGGTTGATCAATGATTGTATCCTTTGCATGAAAATGGTGGATGGCATTCTCACGGCCTAGTATTTTAATAGATTCAATTGGGTCAATTCCTTGCCACCACATATGACTAGGGTCAAGATTTGCTCCAATAGCCGGGCCACAGGCTTCTCGAAGTCTCAATAGCGTAGCAGGGGTGTGTACAGAAAAACCGCCATGTAATTCTAAACCGATTTTTACATTATGCTGATCTGCAAAGGCTGCTTTTTCCTTCCAGTACGGTATGATTTTTTCTTCCCATTGCCATTTTAAAATTTCCTGATAATCATTTGGCCAAGGAGAGACAGGCCAGTTTGGATACTTAGCATTTTCATGGTCCCCGGGGCAGCCAGAAAAGGTGTTTACAACAGGAATGCCAAGCTGACCTGCTAACTTAACCGTTTTCTCAAAAAGCTCATCGGCTTCCTTTGCGATTTCCCTCTGTGGATGGAGTGGGTTAGCGTGGCAACTTAAAGCGCTTACAGTTAAGTTCCTGCTAGCCATTTTGTTTAGAAATTCCTGCTGCTTTTTACGATCATCCAATAATTCATCAATCTTACAGTGGGCATCTCCCGGATAACCGCCTGTTCCAAGTTCCACTGCTTCGATCCCTTTTGAAGCTACATGATCCAACATCTCTTCTAAATTCTTATCTGAAAATAAAACCGTAAAAACCCCTAGCTTCATCAAACTACCTCCCAAAGAAAAGATTTCTTGTAATCCGTTACATTCTATTATAGCTTAAAAATTCCCTTTATCAACTATGAATAGATAAACAATTTCACCATATTGACAAATTAGTCAGAAAAATCTATAATCCAATTGTAATCGATTACAAAGATTATCATCTTTTTATTGAAAGAAGGAAGCATCATGGCCAATATTCAACAAGTGGCTCAAAAAGCGGGTGTTTCTGTAGCGACGGTTTCTAGGGTTTTAAATAATATTGGGGCTGTCACACCGGAAACAAGACTTAAAGTCGAAAATGCTATTAAAGAGCTTAACTATGAACCTAGTATGCTGGGGAGAAATCTGAGAAACTCAGAAAGTCGACTTTTACTGGTCTTAATCCCTAGTATTTCAAACCCCTTTTATACTGAAATAATCAACGGTATAGAAAATATAGCCATTCAAAATCATTATAATATCCTTCTCTGTCAAACAGATTCAAACCCTCAACGAGAAAACATTTACTTTAATATGGTAAAGAACAAATTAGCTGATGGTGTGATCTCCATGGATCCGACCGTTAATATGGTGAAGCTAAATGAACTTGCTGAGAAGTTTCCTGTTATTCTTTGTAGTGAATATGAAGAGGGTGGTACCATTCCATACGTCACCATTGATAGTGAACTCGCAGCTTATCATGCAGTCAAGCACTTAATAAAATTAGGGAATAAGAAGATAGCAATGATTAACTCTGATGAAAAATTCTTATACGCAAGACAGAGGAGAAAGGGCTATGAAAGAGCACTTGAAGAATTCGGTCTTCCTATTCGCAAAGAATGGATATATAACACTTCTCAGCCTGACTTTGAAAATGGAGTTCACGCGATGAGAATGTTACTTCAGACGGATGAAAAACCAACAGGTATATTTGTCGTTTCAGACACTTTGGCTATTGGTGTTATTAAGGAAATGAATACATGTGGTTTAAAAGCTCCGGATGATATAGCTATTGTTGGATTTGATAATATCAATTTTTCCAATATGACCAATCCAACTTTAACGACGGTAGCACAGCCTATGTATAAAATGGGTACCACAGCAGCTAAGATGCTCATTAATCGTATTAAGGGATACAAGGTGGAAAATATGGTTTTGGATTACGAACTGATTATTCGCCAATCCACGATGGGTTAATAGATTTAAGGGAGGCAATAAGATAATGGGAATTAATGTTGGAATCATCGGATGTGGGTCGATCACGAAACATCGCCATGCGCCTGAATACAAGGCAAACCCAGAGGTAGATGAGATTGTCTTCTATGATCGTAATATCGAGAGAGCTGAGGAACTTGCTAACCTTTTCGAAGGACGGGTTGCTAACTCATTGGAGGAATTGTATGAAGATCCCACCATTGTAGCCATTAGCGACTGTTCTTCTAATGAGGTGCATCATGTCCACTCTTCTCAAGCTCTTTTAAGTGGAAAACATGTATTGTGTGAAAAACCATTAGCTATAAGTGTTCAACATGCCGAACTAATCCTTGATGCGCAACGTAAGTCTGGAAAAAAGTTAATGGTTGGGCAGAACCAGCGTTTAAACAAAGCTCATCAAAAAGCGAAGGAGCTCATTCAGAGTAAGGAATTAGGTGAGGTTCTAACCTTCCAAACCACTTTTGGCCATCAAGGACCTGAAAGCTGGGGAGTGAATAAGTCAAACTCCACCTGGTTTTTTAAAAAAGAACGATCCCACTCTGGTGTTGCTGGTGATCTAGGTATCCATAAAATTGATCTTCTCCATTTTCTCTTGCAAGATGAAATCGAAGAGGTTCTGTCTTTCCAAGGAGCACTTGATAAGGTGGATGAATACGGAAATCCCATTGAGGTTTGTGATAATGTTGTATGTGCTTTAAAAACAAAAAAGGGACGCTTGGGGACAGCTGCTTTTTCTTGGACGTACTATGGTACCGAAGATAATTCAACCACTATCTATTGCCAAAAGGGAATTATTAAAATTTATCATGATCCAATCCATCAATTAATTGTAGAGAACAAAGATGGATCCGTTATCAAATATGAACTAGAGCCGATTCAAACTAATGATAATCAAACAAATTCCGGGGTAATCGATGCGTTTATTGATTATATCCTCCATGATAAAGAACCCTTGGTAACAGGGGAAGAAGCAATAAAAACATTAAAGGTGATTGAAAAGATGTTGTCTTAGAGAGAGTTACTCTAGTAAAAATAAATTGACTGAATTTTAAAATTCTTATATTATTTATGTAACGGATTACATAAAATAATGATAACGAATCTCACTAGTTTAGTAACACTGATGAAGTCAACCAACTACATCCATTATCCCGCATTAACGGGCAGTAATCCCCCCCTCAAGGCTTAAGTGAAACGAAAAGAGTAGGTGGGGGATAAACTGCCCATAAATGTCCGATTGGTTCAACTAACAATCAGTGGGGGATGAAGAAAACCCCCACTGATTGAAGTTTCACTTTATGTAATCAATTACATCATAATATCTAGGAGGGATGATATGTTACATCAGCTTGCGATTAATTCCAACACTTATCACGGTTTCTCTCTTGAAGAAGCGATGAAAGGAGCAAGCCTTGCTGGTTTTAAACAGATTGAGTTAGCTGCAGTCAAAGATCATACGGCACATGTTTTACCTGAAATGTCGGCAAAGGAAATCAACGATGTGAAAGCATTACTTCGTCAGTATGGAATGAAATGTATTGGACTGGGTGCTCATAGTAACGTGATGAGAGAAGAGGGGATCCAGAATCTATTAAATAGTATTGATTTGGCTCTTGAGTTTGATTGCCCTTATGTAGTAACGGCAACAGGAGATGCTCATGGGGACAAAGATGTTATCGACGATGAAAGCGTTTTAATTAAAAATTTAAAACCTATTATTGAAAAGTGTGAAAAATATAATAAGATTTTGGTTCTTGAAACACATGGGAATAATTATGCAACTGGTACATCTCTCAAACGTTTATCACAATCCCTTAACGACCGAGTGAAAATTAACTATGACACTGGGAATGTTATATTTTACGGGAATCAATTGCCTTATGACGATTTAGAAGCCTCTGCCGATTATATTGAATTTATTCACTTAAAAGATAAGCGTGGTGCTCACAACGAATGGAATTTTCCCGCCATAGGGGATGGTGATTTAGACTTTGAACGAATTTTTCAGACCCTGAGAAAAGCAAACTATAAAGGTCCAATTAGCGTTGAAGTAGAGTTTACTCCAGCCGGTCCTAAAAATTTAGACGAAGTAAATGAAAGTGTTCAACGATCTTTCAACTATCTTTCCAAATTACTAAGTTAGTAGATTATAAGGAGGTTGAAAGAGAGATGAAAAAAATTGGGCTAGTTGGTTTAGGGTTTATAGGAAAAGCTCATTTAGAGGCGTATCAGAAGGTGAGAAACGCAGAAGTCGTATCCATTTTGACAAGAAGAGAAGTGAAGGATGAAGATGTCCTCCAAACCTTTCAAGGATCTTATGTCCATAATTATGATTTACTTTTAAAAAATGCAGAGATTGATGTCATAGATATATGCTTACCAACCTTTCTACACGAGGAATATATTGTGAAAGCTGCAAAAGCAGGGAAACATATTATTTGTGAAAAACCTTTAACCTTGACGCTAGAATCTGCCGAAAGAATTGTACGAGAAGTTGAAAAGCATCAAGTTGAATTGTTTGTCGGGCATGTTCTGAGATTTTGGCCTGAGTACCAAATGATAAAAGAATATAGTGAAAATGGAAAGTTAAAGGATATCGAAATGGTTCAGGCCAAGAGATTAGGGCAGGTTCCGCAATGGAGTGATTGGTTCCAATATCCTGAGAAAAGTGGTGGTGCTTTATTTGATCTTCATATCCATGATATTGATTATTTAACTTATTTACTGGGTGAAGCTACGTCGGTATACGCCGTCGGAAATCAAAATTCATTTGGGGCTTGGGATCATATCATGACAACTCTTCAATTTAACAATGGTGCCAAAGCTTTTGTGGAGGCCTCTCAAAGAATGCCTTTAGGGTATCCTTTTACGATGGCATTAAGGGCGCAAACGAGGAACAGTGCTATAGATTTTCTTGTAGTTGCAGGGGGAAATATTGAAAATATAAACGAGAGTGAAGAACAATTAGTCTATTATCACCAAAAGAATAAAACAACTATAGAGGTTAAGAAGGCAGATGCCTTTATGAAAGAGCTTTCATATTTTGTGTGCTGTTTAGAAAATCATGAAGAAAATACGATTATTCCTTTGGAAGATGTTTTATACACCCTTAAACTTCTAAAAGCTATTGAAACTTCGCTAGAAACAGGTGGAAAAATTGGGGTTTAGAGGTGTAATTTACTTATTTTTTTAAAATGAAAACGTATTATTATATTGGATAGTTTTGTCGTATAGGAGTTTGTCATTTGTGGTCTTGGTTTTAATCTATTTTTAATAGATTTGACAAAATTATTAAGGGGGCTATATCAATGAAAAAAGTTTTACTGTTGTTCGTTTTGGTCTTGCTCATGGTACCTTTTCTAAGTGCATGTGGAGATGATGAGACATCAGGGGGAAATTCAGAAAACAATATGACAAACAACACCGAAAATAACTCAGGCGATAATTCAGGAAATAACTCAGGAAATACAGGAGATGATGAGGCTGAAAAGTATAAAGTGGGTATTCTTGCTCCTGCTGTTACTCATGGTTGGGTAGCTGCAGTTGCTTACCATGCCGAAGCTCGTGCGGAAGAATTGTCTGATGAGATTGATTACCAGATTCAAACAAGTAGTAATGCCGAGGAAATGACTGCCCAATTAGATGACTTGATGACGTGGGGAGCAGAGGCCATCGTTGCATTCCCACAATGGGAAGGTATGGAGGTTCCTATTCAACGTGCTTTAGACGCTGGTATTGAAATCGTCAACTTTGATATTGTTATTGATGCTGAAGGAGTGTACCGTGTAGCTGGTGACAACGAGGATATGGGTATTCAAGGGGCCCACTATATCGTTGACAAAATTGGCACTGAAGGAAATGTTGTTATTTTAGAGGTTCCATCTGCTGGATCTGTATCTGAACTACGTAAGAAAGGTTTTGTAGAAACAATTGAAGAAATTGCACCTGATATGAATCTAGAAACCTATGCAACTCAATTTACACGTGAGGGTGGATTAAAGGATTTTGCTGATATCTTAACTGCTAATCAAAAGATTGATGCTGTTTACTCTATGGATGATGAAACTTCTATTGGTGTTTTACAAGCCATCCGTGAAGCTGGAAGAACTGACATTAAGGTCGTTACTGGTGGAGGCGGAATGCAGGAATACTTCAAATTGATGCCGGGAAATGAAGATATTTGGATTCAGTCTGCTCTATACAGCCCTGCTATGGTTAAAGATGCTGTGGATGTAGCCCTTAAAGTGCTAAAAGGCGAAGACATGCCAATGGAGACCATTATCCCAACCACTATTGTTGACCGCGACAATTATGAAGAATTCCTAGATGAGAATTCTCCATATTAATCTACTAG
Encoded here:
- a CDS encoding ABC transporter substrate-binding protein, with the protein product MKKVLLLFVLVLLMVPFLSACGDDETSGGNSENNMTNNTENNSGDNSGNNSGNTGDDEAEKYKVGILAPAVTHGWVAAVAYHAEARAEELSDEIDYQIQTSSNAEEMTAQLDDLMTWGAEAIVAFPQWEGMEVPIQRALDAGIEIVNFDIVIDAEGVYRVAGDNEDMGIQGAHYIVDKIGTEGNVVILEVPSAGSVSELRKKGFVETIEEIAPDMNLETYATQFTREGGLKDFADILTANQKIDAVYSMDDETSIGVLQAIREAGRTDIKVVTGGGGMQEYFKLMPGNEDIWIQSALYSPAMVKDAVDVALKVLKGEDMPMETIIPTTIVDRDNYEEFLDENSPY
- a CDS encoding endospore germination permease gives rise to the protein MDKLNDQSNGNIGAREFGAIIILTLSTKATDFTTSILFEDGYNAAWMIPIVSVLFLIGPLLILYKLLKEYQSKNLIELINEILGRKIGSLIGILLLFLGLAATVFDSRSYVEIVGRLYYPQTPTIVLYSMLLGVSFYIAKHGLETIGRVAVLSFPYIKAMIVLLVVLVLKDVKWGRIFPISGAGWTDIVQTGFFKQSIFADMFYFSLFYPFLKNDKSFKKGGLISFGIVIVEFVFFLILYVGIFEYPTVQQITFHFHELIRYVEVGPYFTNLEIIYFIFWMVGAFIRFAIYLYMISLLFGTIFKIKEFEPLILSVSALVLLLGMLPNNLVTNSYLLWNSYLLPTISVTIPVLIFLLWGVSKIRGGAKR
- a CDS encoding Gfo/Idh/MocA family oxidoreductase, with the protein product MKKIGLVGLGFIGKAHLEAYQKVRNAEVVSILTRREVKDEDVLQTFQGSYVHNYDLLLKNAEIDVIDICLPTFLHEEYIVKAAKAGKHIICEKPLTLTLESAERIVREVEKHQVELFVGHVLRFWPEYQMIKEYSENGKLKDIEMVQAKRLGQVPQWSDWFQYPEKSGGALFDLHIHDIDYLTYLLGEATSVYAVGNQNSFGAWDHIMTTLQFNNGAKAFVEASQRMPLGYPFTMALRAQTRNSAIDFLVVAGGNIENINESEEQLVYYHQKNKTTIEVKKADAFMKELSYFVCCLENHEENTIIPLEDVLYTLKLLKAIETSLETGGKIGV
- a CDS encoding sugar phosphate isomerase/epimerase family protein, coding for MLHQLAINSNTYHGFSLEEAMKGASLAGFKQIELAAVKDHTAHVLPEMSAKEINDVKALLRQYGMKCIGLGAHSNVMREEGIQNLLNSIDLALEFDCPYVVTATGDAHGDKDVIDDESVLIKNLKPIIEKCEKYNKILVLETHGNNYATGTSLKRLSQSLNDRVKINYDTGNVIFYGNQLPYDDLEASADYIEFIHLKDKRGAHNEWNFPAIGDGDLDFERIFQTLRKANYKGPISVEVEFTPAGPKNLDEVNESVQRSFNYLSKLLS
- a CDS encoding LacI family DNA-binding transcriptional regulator — protein: MANIQQVAQKAGVSVATVSRVLNNIGAVTPETRLKVENAIKELNYEPSMLGRNLRNSESRLLLVLIPSISNPFYTEIINGIENIAIQNHYNILLCQTDSNPQRENIYFNMVKNKLADGVISMDPTVNMVKLNELAEKFPVILCSEYEEGGTIPYVTIDSELAAYHAVKHLIKLGNKKIAMINSDEKFLYARQRRKGYERALEEFGLPIRKEWIYNTSQPDFENGVHAMRMLLQTDEKPTGIFVVSDTLAIGVIKEMNTCGLKAPDDIAIVGFDNINFSNMTNPTLTTVAQPMYKMGTTAAKMLINRIKGYKVENMVLDYELIIRQSTMG
- a CDS encoding sugar phosphate isomerase/epimerase, encoding MKLGVFTVLFSDKNLEEMLDHVASKGIEAVELGTGGYPGDAHCKIDELLDDRKKQQEFLNKMASRNLTVSALSCHANPLHPQREIAKEADELFEKTVKLAGQLGIPVVNTFSGCPGDHENAKYPNWPVSPWPNDYQEILKWQWEEKIIPYWKEKAAFADQHNVKIGLELHGGFSVHTPATLLRLREACGPAIGANLDPSHMWWQGIDPIESIKILGRENAIHHFHAKDTIIDQPNMNRNGLTDMTPYSDMQNRSWYFRTVGFGHNSKAWADMISTLRLYGYDYVVSIEHEDGLMSIEEGFSKAIQTLQPVMVKESVGDMWWT
- a CDS encoding Gfo/Idh/MocA family oxidoreductase — encoded protein: MGINVGIIGCGSITKHRHAPEYKANPEVDEIVFYDRNIERAEELANLFEGRVANSLEELYEDPTIVAISDCSSNEVHHVHSSQALLSGKHVLCEKPLAISVQHAELILDAQRKSGKKLMVGQNQRLNKAHQKAKELIQSKELGEVLTFQTTFGHQGPESWGVNKSNSTWFFKKERSHSGVAGDLGIHKIDLLHFLLQDEIEEVLSFQGALDKVDEYGNPIEVCDNVVCALKTKKGRLGTAAFSWTYYGTEDNSTTIYCQKGIIKIYHDPIHQLIVENKDGSVIKYELEPIQTNDNQTNSGVIDAFIDYILHDKEPLVTGEEAIKTLKVIEKMLS
- a CDS encoding spore germination protein, which codes for MQRSADKEKKLFHSRIEELKDNFKFPTNTDFMVRELYISAIKKDAIVLYLDSMVNADKIEKAIIGPLLKTKQDSETELDKFIKNTLPMEKIKVYKDLKEINGELINGNTILIVEGIQEVFSLGTTSFAHRPVSISQNESVVKGPKESFTESGQENRSLIRKKVRNHNLIMETMEVGKRSINTVSVVYLDDLANEKLVKSVKARIQHINADMVSTIEELEQYIEERSFSLIPTVLYTERPDRAAHFIEEGYVVVVMDNSPACLICPATFWSFFQNPEDYYLRLPYGNFSRLVRFFAFFVGLFTPAIYISVTTFHTEMLPPDLLLAIAGSRELVPFPVIMEIIMMEIAFEILREAGIRIPNPIGPTIGIVGALILGQAAVEANIISPIIVIVIAITGLSSFALGDVSFNYMLRMARFIFTISGAVMGFFGMISSVIIAIAYMASMKSFGVPYISPIAPFYKSSKDTLYRLPIWMERLRPAFVKPKDVRRKP